The region GCGGCTTCGCGTGTGACGCTTTCGCCTTGATCACGCAACCAGGCGGCGCGGTAGACGAGCAGGGCGCTGCTGTCGATGGTCAATGCCATCTGCGCGAGCTTCGCCTGCGTCAGTTGAAAGTCGCCCAAGGTCTGGCCGAACATCTTGCGCGACGATGCGCGTGCGAGTCCCTCCGCCATGGCATGACGCGCGAAACCGAGCGACGCCGCCGCCACCGACGTGCGGAAAATATCCAGCGTTCGCATCGCCAGCTTGAAACCTTCGCCGGGCGCGCCGAGCATCTGGCTGCGCGGCACGCGTGCCCCCGCGAAATGCAGACGCGCGAGCGGATGCGGCGCGATCACGTCGATGCGCTCGGCTATTTCAAGCCCAGGCGTGTCCGCATCGACGATGAACGCGGTGATGCCGCGCGCGCCGGGCGCCTCGCCGGTGCGGGCGAACACCACGTAGAAGTCCGCGATGCCGCCGTTCGAGATCCACGTCTTGTCGCCGTCGAGCACGTAGGCGTCGCCGTCTTCACGCGCAGCGAGCGACATCGCGGCGACGTCCGAGCCCGCGTCGGGTTCCGACAGCGCGAATGCGGCGAGTGCCGTGCCGCTGGCGACGCGCGGCAGATAGCGCAGCTTCTGCTCGTGCGTGCCGCCGAGCGAGATCGCGCCGGAACCGAGGCCCTGCATCGCCAGCGCGAAATCCGCGAGCCCCGAATGTCTGGCGAGCGTTTCGCGCAGCAGGCAGACGGCGCGCGTATCGATCGTGTCGCCGTGGCCGCCGTAAGCGACGCCGCCCACGCCGTATTTCAGCCAGCCGGCCGAGCCGAGTTCGCGCACCAGATGGCGGCAGGTGGCGTCGACATCGTCATGCGATGGGTGCGATTGGGACGATTGGTGCGAGAGATTCGTCGCGCACCATTGTTCGATGCCGGCGGCGAGTGCGCGATGACGTGCGTCGAAAAACGGCCATGCCAATGCGCTGTGCAGGTCCGTGTGCGTGTCGTGATTCGTGGCGCTCACGTCAATCTCCCTCGAACACCGGCCGCGATTTCGCCGCGAACGCCTGGTATGCGCGCTCGAAATCGCGCGTGCTCATGCAGATGGCCTGCGCCTGCGCTTCCGATTCGATCGCTTCGTCGATGCTCATGCTCCATTCCTGGTGCAGCATTTTCTTCGTGATGCCGTGCGCGAAGGTCGGTCCGGCGACGAGATCGGCGGCGAGTTTTTGCGCGTCGTCGAGCAGCGAGGTGGGCTCGCACAGCCGGTTGTAGAAGCCCCATGCATGCCCTTCGTCGCCGCTCGCCGAGCGGCCCGTGAAGAGCAGTTCGGCGGCGCGCCCCTGGCCGATGATGCGCGGCAGGATCGAGCACGCACCCATATCGCAGCCGGCCAGGCCGACGCGCGAGAACAGGAACGCGAGCTTGCTGCGCGCGGTGCCGAGACGCATGTCGGAGGCCATCGCGAGGATGGCGCCCGCGCCGGCGCACACGCCGTCGACGGCGGCGATCACCGGTTGCGGACAGTGACGCATGGCCTTCACGAGGTCGCCGGTCATACGCGTGAAGAGCAGCAACTCGGGCATCGGCAGATCGATCAGCGGTGCGATGATGTCGTGCACGTCGCCGCCAGAGCAGAAGTTGTCGCCCGCGCCGTGCAGCACCACGGCCTTGACGTCGGTCGCGTAGCCCAGTTGGCGGAACAGGTCGCGCAACTCGGCGTACGACTCGAACGTCAGCGGATTCTTGCGTTCCGGACGGTTCAGCGTGATCGTCGCGACCTTGGCGGTGACCTGCCAGCCGAAGTGGCGCGCGTTGTAGTCGGCGAGCGTCAGGCGGTTGCCGGCCAGCAGCGCGTCGGCGTTGGATCGTGTCATGAGGGATGTCTCCAGTCTGTGTGTGCCGGTGCGGATCGCGTTGCGTGCGGCTCAGTCCTTCAGCGTGTCGAGCAGATGCTGCTTGAGCTTGCCGAGCCGCTGATGGGTCCGCGATTTTTCGTCGAGGCTCAAGCCGCCGAACAGTTCCACCACCCACTGTTCATGCGCGACCGCCATCCGGTCGAATGTCTTGCGGCCGGCCGGCGTGAGACACACGCTGATCGAGCGACGGTCGTTCGGATCGGTATCGCGCGATACCAGGCCTTCTTTTTCGAGCTGATCCGTGATGCCGGTGACGTTGCCGCCCGTCACCATCAAGCGGCGCGACAGCTCGGTCATCTTCAGGCCTTCGGGATGACGTTCGAGTTGCGCCATCAGATCGAAACGCGGCAACGTGGTGTCGAATTCGTTGCGCAGACGTTTGCGCAGTTCGGCCTGCACGAGGTTGGTGGTGGTCAGCATGCGCAGCCACAGACGCAAGCCCATGTGGCTATCGGCGCCGGTACTCATTTCGAGGTCCACGACGTTCTCCGCGGGGTTGGCGATGCCTTTGCGCGGCGGCCGGGTTTCGGTCGCGGCGGTTTTCCTTGCGTGGGTTGTCTTGCTCACATCACTTCTCCACCGGAGATGGATAGGGATTGCCCCGTGATCGCGTCCGAGCCGGGCTGGCACAGCCAGAGCACGGCGTCGGCGACTTGTTGCGGCGTCACGAAGCGGCGTTGCGGGTTGGAGCGCAACAGGGTGTCGCGCGCCTGTTGTTCGGTGCGCGCGGTCTTGCTGGTGATCTGCTCCAGCGATGCGTGCAGTAGTTCGGTTTCCGTGTAGCCTGGGCACACCGCGTTGACGGTCACCCCTTTCGTCGCGACTTCGAGGGCAAGCGAGCGCGTCAGGCCGATCACGCCGTGTTTCGCCGCGCAGTACGCGGCCACGTACGCATAGCCGATCTGGCCCGCGGTGCTGGCGATGTTGACGATGCGCCCGTGCCCGCGTTCGAGCATGCCGGGCAGCACTGCTCGCGTACCGAGGAACACGCCGGTGAGGTTGACGTCGAGCATGCGTTGCCAGAGCGCCATGTCGGTGTGCGCGAACGGCGCGGCCTGTGCTTGCCCTGCGTTGTTAACCAGAATGTCCACCGCGCCCGCCTGCGCGAATGCGGTCGTCACGGACGCTTCCTGCGAGACATCGACGCCGATGCAGGCGACGTCGCCGAGCGCGGCGCACGCTTCGCGCTGCGCTTCGAGCCGATCCGCGTTGCGGCCCATCAACGTGACGCGCGCGCCGGCACGCAGCAGCGTCATCGCGACGGCCGCGCCGATGCCGCTGCCGCCGCCCGTCACCACCGCGTGCTGCCCGGCGAGTGTGTTTGACGTGGTTGTACTCACACCGTGCCCTCCGCGCGCTGTGCGCGTTCTTGCGGCGACAAACCCGCGTTCGCTGCCGCCTGCGCGCGTTCGCGTTCCAGATTGCGCTCCAGCTGCGATTTCGCGGCCGTGTATGGCTTCGGCCACATCACATCGAAATAGCCTATTTTTGCGGCCTCGTTCAGCGTCCACGACGGATTCGCCAGATGCGGCCGCGCAATCGCGCAAAGATCGGCACGACCCGCCGCGATGATGCTGTTGACGTGATCCGCCTCCGAAATCGCGCCGACTGCAATGGTCGCGATGTCGGCCTCGTTGCGGATGCGGTCGGCGAACGGCGTCTGGAACATGCGCCCGTAGACGGGCTTTTCCGCCTTGCTGACCTGCCCCGACGACACGTCGATCATGTCCGCGCCCGCCGCTTTGAACGCACGCGCGATCTGCACGGCGTCGTCGGGCGTAGTGCCGCCTTCGACCCAATCGTTCGCGGAAATCCGCACCGAGATCGGCTTGTCCTGCGGCCAGACGGCGCGGATCGCGTTGAAGACTCGCAATGGGTAGCGCAAACGGTTTTCCAGCGAGCCACCGTATGGGTCGGTGCGATGGTTCGTCAGCGGCGACAGGAAGCTCGACAGGAAATAGCCGTGCGCGCAGTGCAGTTCGAGCCAGTCGAAACCGGCTTGCGCGGACATCTGCGTGGCGCGGACGAATTGCGCTTCGATCTCGTCGAGTTCATCAGGCGTGGCCTCGTGCGAATGCTGGCTGACGCCCGGCAGATATTGTTGCGGCGAAGCGGATACGAGCGGCCAGTTACCTTCCGCAAGCGGTTGATCGATGCCTTCCCACGCGACGCGTGTCGAACCTTTCGCGCCGGAGTGACCGAGCTGGATGCCGATTTTCGCGTCCGATTGCCGATGCACGAGATCGACGATGCGGCGCCACGCGTGCAGATGTTCAGGCGCGTACATGCCGGGGCACGCGGGCGTGATACGCGCTTCGGGCGACACGCAGGTCATTTCCGTCATGACCAGCGCGGCGCCGCCCATCGCGCGCGCGCCGAGGTGCATCAGGTGATAGTCGCCCGCGATGCCGTCGACAGCGGAGTACTGCGCCATCGGCGAGACCACCACGCGGTTTTTCAGCGTCACGCCGCGCAGCGTGAAAGGCGTGAACATCGGCGGGACGGAGTGCTTGTCCGGCGCGCGCGTCACGCCTGAGCGTTCGGCGAGCCAGTCTTCGAAACCGGATAGATAACGCGCGTCGCGCTCGCGGAGATTTTCGTGCGAGATACGTTGCGAGCGGGTGAGCAACGAGTAAGCGAATTGCTCCGGTTCGAACGACGTGTAACGGTCGACGTGTTCGAACCACTCGGTCGAATTGCGCGCGGCGTTTTGAATGCGCAGCACGTCGATGCTGCGCACGTCCGTGTAATGCTGGAGCGCTGCGGGCAGATCGCCCGGATGCGCGCCGATGCTGTTGGCGAGTTCGATGGAATCTTCAAGAGCGAGCTTGGTGCCCGAGCCGATCGAAAAGTGCGCGGTGTGCGCGGCGTCGCCCATCAGTACGATCGGCGTACGCGTGCCGTCGGCGTTATCGCGCCAGTGAACCCATTCCTGGTTGACCACGCGCGGAAAGCGGATCCATTGCGACGAGCCGCGCAAATGCGCGGCGTTCGAGAGCAACGGGTTGCCATCCAGATACTTCGCGAACAGCTTCTCGCAGAAGGCGATGCTGTCTTCCTTGCTCATCTCGTCGAGACCGGCGGCGCGCCACACGCGCTCGGGTGTTTCGACGATAAAGGTGGAGGTTTGATCGTCGAAGCGGTAGGCGTGCGCCTGGAACCAGCCGTGTTCGGTTTCCTCGAACGCGAAAGTAAAGGCGTCGAAGAGTTTCTTCGTGCCGAGCCACACGAAGCGGCAGTCGCGCATGTCGATGGCGGGCTGATAAGTCGCTGCGTATTGTTGCCGGATCGCACTGTTGGCGCCGTCGCACGCGACGATCAGGTCGGCTTCGTAGATCGAGTCGTCCGTGACCTGGGTTTCGAACACCAGTTTGACGCCGAGCGCCTCGCAACGCGCTTGCAGGATATTCAGCAGACGTTTTCTACCGATGCCGCAGAAGCCGTGACCCGACGAACGGACCGTCTCGCCGCGGAAATGGATTTCGATGTCGTCCCAGTGGTTGAACGCGTCGAGGATCGCGTCGGCGCTGGGGGCGTCCGCGGTGCGCAGATTGCCGAGCGTCTGGTCGGAGAACACCACGCCCCAGCCGAAGGTGTCGTATGGACGGTTGCGTTCGACGACGATGACTTCGTTCGCCGGGTCGCGGCTTTTCATCAACAGGCCGAAGTACAACCCGGCAGGGCCGCCGCCGATGCAGACGATGCGCATGCTTGTTCCCCAAGGTGATTCCGCTTGGAGGGTAATTTAGGCTTCGATAGTTTAGATGTCAAGTAAATGCGCGGGTGCTCCCGAAACGGGCGGATAGGGGTGCCACTCTTGAGCCCGTGCAAATTCGTTCACAACAGACGTGAAAAACCATCGTTGGACGGTGAGCGCCACCGAAATCAATACTTTGGACATGTCGAGGCGCTTCAACGGCGGCCGGCACGAAGTTGCGCTTGATGGTGTTTGTTCAACTTTCGCCGCACACACCGGGTCTGGTGGATGTATCGGAGGCGCGATCAATGCCGGGCGCAGCGTACGACTAACTGATGAACATAGGGCGATATATGAGCCACAACGTCGATTACAACGAGATCTCCATCAAAACCCCGGAAGAGATTGCAATGCTGCGCGTCGCGGGTCGTATTGCCGCACAAGTCCTTCAGGATCTGACTCCTCACATTCGGCCTGGCATTACGTCCCGTCAAGTCAACGACATCGCTTACGACTTGATCGTCA is a window of Paraburkholderia sp. D15 DNA encoding:
- a CDS encoding MarR family transcriptional regulator — encoded protein: MSKTTHARKTAATETRPPRKGIANPAENVVDLEMSTGADSHMGLRLWLRMLTTTNLVQAELRKRLRNEFDTTLPRFDLMAQLERHPEGLKMTELSRRLMVTGGNVTGITDQLEKEGLVSRDTDPNDRRSISVCLTPAGRKTFDRMAVAHEQWVVELFGGLSLDEKSRTHQRLGKLKQHLLDTLKD
- a CDS encoding SDR family NAD(P)-dependent oxidoreductase, with protein sequence MSTTTSNTLAGQHAVVTGGGSGIGAAVAMTLLRAGARVTLMGRNADRLEAQREACAALGDVACIGVDVSQEASVTTAFAQAGAVDILVNNAGQAQAAPFAHTDMALWQRMLDVNLTGVFLGTRAVLPGMLERGHGRIVNIASTAGQIGYAYVAAYCAAKHGVIGLTRSLALEVATKGVTVNAVCPGYTETELLHASLEQITSKTARTEQQARDTLLRSNPQRRFVTPQQVADAVLWLCQPGSDAITGQSLSISGGEVM
- a CDS encoding enoyl-CoA hydratase family protein, with protein sequence MTRSNADALLAGNRLTLADYNARHFGWQVTAKVATITLNRPERKNPLTFESYAELRDLFRQLGYATDVKAVVLHGAGDNFCSGGDVHDIIAPLIDLPMPELLLFTRMTGDLVKAMRHCPQPVIAAVDGVCAGAGAILAMASDMRLGTARSKLAFLFSRVGLAGCDMGACSILPRIIGQGRAAELLFTGRSASGDEGHAWGFYNRLCEPTSLLDDAQKLAADLVAGPTFAHGITKKMLHQEWSMSIDEAIESEAQAQAICMSTRDFERAYQAFAAKSRPVFEGD
- a CDS encoding bifunctional salicylyl-CoA 5-hydroxylase/oxidoreductase, with translation MRIVCIGGGPAGLYFGLLMKSRDPANEVIVVERNRPYDTFGWGVVFSDQTLGNLRTADAPSADAILDAFNHWDDIEIHFRGETVRSSGHGFCGIGRKRLLNILQARCEALGVKLVFETQVTDDSIYEADLIVACDGANSAIRQQYAATYQPAIDMRDCRFVWLGTKKLFDAFTFAFEETEHGWFQAHAYRFDDQTSTFIVETPERVWRAAGLDEMSKEDSIAFCEKLFAKYLDGNPLLSNAAHLRGSSQWIRFPRVVNQEWVHWRDNADGTRTPIVLMGDAAHTAHFSIGSGTKLALEDSIELANSIGAHPGDLPAALQHYTDVRSIDVLRIQNAARNSTEWFEHVDRYTSFEPEQFAYSLLTRSQRISHENLRERDARYLSGFEDWLAERSGVTRAPDKHSVPPMFTPFTLRGVTLKNRVVVSPMAQYSAVDGIAGDYHLMHLGARAMGGAALVMTEMTCVSPEARITPACPGMYAPEHLHAWRRIVDLVHRQSDAKIGIQLGHSGAKGSTRVAWEGIDQPLAEGNWPLVSASPQQYLPGVSQHSHEATPDELDEIEAQFVRATQMSAQAGFDWLELHCAHGYFLSSFLSPLTNHRTDPYGGSLENRLRYPLRVFNAIRAVWPQDKPISVRISANDWVEGGTTPDDAVQIARAFKAAGADMIDVSSGQVSKAEKPVYGRMFQTPFADRIRNEADIATIAVGAISEADHVNSIIAAGRADLCAIARPHLANPSWTLNEAAKIGYFDVMWPKPYTAAKSQLERNLERERAQAAANAGLSPQERAQRAEGTV
- a CDS encoding acyl-CoA dehydrogenase family protein; the encoded protein is MSATNHDTHTDLHSALAWPFFDARHRALAAGIEQWCATNLSHQSSQSHPSHDDVDATCRHLVRELGSAGWLKYGVGGVAYGGHGDTIDTRAVCLLRETLARHSGLADFALAMQGLGSGAISLGGTHEQKLRYLPRVASGTALAAFALSEPDAGSDVAAMSLAAREDGDAYVLDGDKTWISNGGIADFYVVFARTGEAPGARGITAFIVDADTPGLEIAERIDVIAPHPLARLHFAGARVPRSQMLGAPGEGFKLAMRTLDIFRTSVAAASLGFARHAMAEGLARASSRKMFGQTLGDFQLTQAKLAQMALTIDSSALLVYRAAWLRDQGESVTREAAMAKWHASEGAQQVIDAAVQLFGGMGVQSGTAVEMLYREIRALRIYEGATEVQQLIVGRDLLKAYAAGTARDGTS